The Lactobacillus sp. CBA3605 genome contains a region encoding:
- a CDS encoding DUF4767 domain-containing protein has translation MKKIKVLMLVVVSLLSGCAARPNQAVPKVSSSQSTAATNSRPTSKKVASKKSSSAVVASSSSEMEANTLWNQTKTQRLAKFMHQWEVEMGQSYTGTYDGDHPDHLGFVFPTTITTGQLKDRVKWGQRAINLTWSKNGENGAEFQVVAVATGGKATAEWPTTYFFCLHHQRPVVFMTQTTNGDDLYLKDTQNSALQAGFTEIVTGSRPTVQDSATLNADVSAAVQAKPQRWPSNYQGTWYYYEAYTKRVETVENTRISEAKLNYFDTVTPKFINVLGATQTAGDGEFDYVRYQYYDGRQIPVMMMASGADMWFDNNAYRDKAIAAQLRGLQFGDETASR, from the coding sequence ATGAAAAAAATAAAGGTGTTAATGCTAGTTGTAGTTAGTCTGTTGAGTGGTTGTGCAGCTAGACCAAACCAAGCAGTGCCCAAGGTGAGTTCCAGTCAAAGTACAGCTGCCACTAACAGTCGGCCGACAAGTAAGAAAGTCGCATCAAAAAAGAGTAGTAGCGCAGTTGTTGCTAGTTCATCGAGCGAAATGGAAGCCAATACATTATGGAATCAAACTAAAACGCAACGGCTAGCGAAGTTTATGCATCAGTGGGAAGTTGAGATGGGCCAAAGTTATACGGGCACGTATGACGGTGATCACCCGGACCATTTAGGATTTGTTTTTCCGACAACGATTACGACTGGTCAGCTGAAAGATCGGGTAAAGTGGGGACAGCGGGCCATCAATTTAACGTGGTCGAAAAACGGTGAAAACGGCGCAGAATTTCAAGTAGTAGCGGTTGCCACTGGTGGCAAAGCGACAGCTGAATGGCCCACGACTTACTTCTTTTGTTTACATCATCAACGGCCAGTGGTCTTCATGACGCAGACGACTAATGGTGACGATCTCTATCTAAAGGATACGCAAAATAGCGCATTGCAAGCGGGATTCACTGAAATTGTGACTGGTAGTCGGCCGACGGTTCAAGATAGTGCAACACTAAATGCAGACGTTAGTGCTGCAGTTCAGGCGAAGCCCCAACGTTGGCCTAGCAATTATCAAGGAACTTGGTATTATTATGAAGCTTACACCAAGCGTGTTGAAACGGTCGAAAATACTAGAATTAGTGAAGCCAAATTGAACTACTTTGATACTGTCACACCGAAATTTATAAATGTATTAGGCGCGACCCAGACGGCGGGAGATGGCGAGTTTGACTATGTTCGTTATCAATACTACGACGGTCGTCAAATTCCCGTGATGATGATGGCGAGTGGTGCAGATATGTGGTTTGATAATAATGCCTATCGTGATAAAGCGATTGCGGCCCAATTACGTGGCTTACAATTTGGGGATGAAACCGCAAGTCGCTAA
- a CDS encoding M1 family metallopeptidase, which produces MKELTHFYQMFQPEHYDIYLDINRETKQITGQTVITGEAKTKAIAIHQKDLTVNTVQADGQAVPFAIDAKADAIRVDLEKAGQTTLTIDYTAPLTDTMMGIYPSYYELNGQKQQIIGTQFETNSARQAFPCIDEPEAKATFDLAIKYDEQPGETTISNMPEVKVVDGVHYFDTTLRMSTYLVAFAFGDLQRKLTTTKSGVKVGVFGTKAHKANELDFALDIAKRSIEFYEDFYQKPYPLPHSWQLALPDFSAGAMENWGLVTYREAYLLLDPDNTALDMKQRVATVIAHELAHQWFGDLVTMKWWDDLWLNESFANMMEYVAIDAIEPDWHIWETFQASDAPAALQRDATDGVQSVHVQVENPAEIDSLFDAAIVYAKGARMLVMARALVGDDALRAGLKQYFEAHQYGNATGADLWAALGQASGIDVGSIMTSWLEQPGYPVVTAAVVEGQLTLSQAQFFIGDGQDANRQWQIPLNSNYAAAPQIMDANHLVLGDYAKLRAENGQPFRLNVGNNSHFIVKYDQTLLTDILKQANNWDAISQLQVLQDLRLLAEGRQISYASMVPLLAQFANSTSTLVNVALYRVANDLKKFVKPASTEEQQLQHLFDQLSEKQVDRLGWQAVAQESDDDQLTRPVVLNASLYAENAGTILAAHELFEANQDKLETLPAAVRVLVLRNEVKKFGSLALFNQLLATYRQTSDASFKADICAALTATTDASLIAKLITAFEDADTIKPQDLRAWFRGVLANDAGEQAAWDWIRQDWSWLEATVGGDMEFTTYITVIAGIFKTAPRLAEFKAFFEPKLPTPGLTREINMDIKVITTRVALIEAEQVAVNAAVAKVIK; this is translated from the coding sequence ATGAAAGAATTAACGCATTTTTATCAAATGTTTCAACCAGAACATTATGATATTTATTTAGATATTAATCGTGAAACGAAACAAATCACTGGTCAGACGGTCATTACTGGTGAAGCCAAGACGAAAGCAATCGCCATTCATCAAAAAGATTTAACCGTTAATACGGTTCAAGCGGATGGTCAAGCAGTGCCATTTGCAATTGACGCTAAAGCTGATGCAATTCGGGTTGATTTGGAAAAAGCTGGGCAAACCACGCTAACAATCGATTATACAGCACCTTTAACGGATACCATGATGGGCATTTATCCATCGTATTACGAACTTAATGGCCAAAAACAACAGATTATTGGGACGCAATTTGAAACAAATTCAGCGCGGCAAGCGTTCCCTTGTATTGACGAACCTGAAGCCAAAGCGACGTTTGATTTGGCTATCAAATACGACGAACAACCGGGTGAAACGACTATTAGTAACATGCCAGAAGTTAAAGTGGTCGATGGCGTGCACTATTTTGACACCACGTTACGGATGTCTACTTACTTAGTGGCGTTTGCCTTTGGTGACTTACAACGTAAGCTGACGACTACTAAGAGTGGGGTTAAAGTGGGCGTTTTCGGGACTAAAGCGCATAAAGCAAATGAACTCGACTTTGCTTTAGATATTGCGAAACGATCAATTGAATTTTATGAAGATTTTTATCAAAAACCATATCCACTCCCACACTCATGGCAATTAGCCTTGCCAGACTTTTCAGCTGGTGCCATGGAAAACTGGGGCCTAGTGACTTATCGGGAGGCTTATCTCTTACTTGATCCCGATAACACGGCGCTGGATATGAAGCAACGTGTTGCCACCGTGATTGCGCATGAATTGGCGCATCAATGGTTCGGTGATTTGGTCACCATGAAGTGGTGGGATGATCTCTGGTTAAATGAAAGCTTCGCCAACATGATGGAATATGTTGCCATTGATGCGATTGAACCGGATTGGCATATTTGGGAAACTTTCCAGGCCTCTGATGCACCAGCTGCGTTACAACGAGATGCTACGGACGGGGTGCAATCGGTACACGTTCAAGTTGAAAATCCGGCAGAAATTGATTCCTTATTTGACGCAGCAATTGTGTATGCTAAAGGTGCTCGGATGTTAGTAATGGCCCGGGCCCTAGTAGGTGATGACGCCTTACGTGCTGGCTTGAAACAGTATTTTGAAGCGCATCAGTATGGTAATGCCACTGGTGCTGATTTATGGGCAGCACTTGGTCAGGCGTCTGGCATTGATGTCGGGTCGATTATGACCTCGTGGCTCGAACAGCCTGGTTATCCAGTTGTGACAGCTGCGGTGGTTGAGGGGCAATTAACCTTATCACAAGCCCAATTCTTTATTGGTGATGGTCAAGATGCTAATCGGCAATGGCAGATTCCATTGAACAGTAATTACGCCGCAGCGCCACAAATTATGGATGCCAATCACTTAGTATTGGGTGACTATGCTAAATTACGTGCTGAAAATGGACAACCATTCCGCTTAAATGTTGGGAATAACTCACACTTTATCGTGAAATATGATCAAACGTTATTAACGGATATTTTAAAGCAAGCTAATAATTGGGATGCAATTTCACAATTACAAGTGTTACAGGACCTACGTTTATTAGCCGAGGGACGCCAGATTTCGTATGCGTCAATGGTACCGTTATTGGCACAGTTTGCGAACAGCACCTCAACTTTGGTTAACGTGGCTTTATACCGTGTTGCTAATGATTTGAAGAAATTCGTCAAGCCAGCCTCAACTGAAGAACAACAATTGCAACACTTGTTTGATCAATTGAGTGAAAAACAAGTTGATCGTTTAGGTTGGCAAGCAGTAGCCCAAGAATCTGATGATGATCAATTGACACGACCCGTTGTTTTAAATGCTTCGTTGTACGCTGAAAATGCGGGCACCATTTTAGCTGCGCATGAATTATTCGAAGCGAACCAAGATAAGCTTGAAACGTTGCCGGCAGCGGTGCGGGTCTTAGTCTTACGCAATGAAGTCAAAAAATTTGGTAGTTTAGCGTTGTTCAATCAATTATTGGCAACTTATCGGCAAACCTCAGACGCCAGCTTTAAAGCAGATATCTGTGCAGCACTAACTGCCACGACGGATGCAAGCTTGATTGCAAAGCTAATCACAGCCTTTGAAGATGCTGATACGATTAAACCACAAGATTTACGTGCTTGGTTCCGCGGCGTCTTAGCAAATGATGCTGGTGAACAAGCGGCTTGGGATTGGATTCGTCAGGATTGGTCGTGGCTAGAAGCGACGGTTGGTGGTGATATGGAATTTACCACTTACATCACTGTCATTGCTGGAATCTTTAAGACCGCGCCACGATTAGCTGAGTTTAAAGCGTTCTTCGAACCGAAGTTACCAACGCCAGGCTTAACCCGGGAAATAAATATGGATATTAAAGTGATTACCACCCGCGTCGCATTAATTGAAGCGGAACAAGTAGCTGTGAATGCGGCAGTTGCTAAGGTGATTAAATAG
- a CDS encoding thioredoxin domain-containing protein has product MTKYKFNYDQATTLTYGNRQAPKQLTTILNLGCVDTQNWWLLNQAALFEAVDQGQLVLHLKFWSKVKPALMNGNVANGYVDYQHPTAALAFIQAVFQQQAALRALTTTAVPAYLQTTFQVQPYPEAMAVQQQIDREILDNGITSVPTLIMAGKAYFDEQLLPIEQLL; this is encoded by the coding sequence GTGACTAAATATAAATTCAATTATGACCAAGCAACTACATTAACTTACGGTAATCGACAGGCTCCAAAGCAGTTAACAACAATCTTAAATTTGGGCTGTGTCGATACGCAGAACTGGTGGTTACTGAATCAAGCAGCGTTGTTTGAAGCCGTTGATCAGGGCCAGTTAGTCTTGCATTTGAAATTCTGGAGTAAAGTTAAGCCGGCATTGATGAATGGAAATGTTGCTAATGGGTATGTTGATTATCAACACCCGACGGCGGCGTTGGCCTTTATCCAGGCGGTCTTTCAGCAGCAAGCAGCGTTACGAGCGCTGACGACTACGGCGGTACCTGCCTATTTACAGACAACTTTTCAGGTACAACCGTATCCTGAAGCAATGGCAGTGCAGCAGCAAATTGATCGAGAAATTTTGGATAATGGTATTACAAGTGTGCCAACATTGATTATGGCCGGAAAAGCTTATTTTGATGAACAATTACTGCCAATTGAACAACTGCTTTAG